One genomic segment of Gemmatimonadaceae bacterium includes these proteins:
- a CDS encoding type II toxin-antitoxin system PemK/MazF family toxin yields the protein MSVRRGELYLVSPPAGDDPRRSRPVVIVSRQTLCDSKADKVVCAPVNTNNDGRSTEVAIGIAEGLKHASVINCDQLVLVQKSALTNYLGSLSVKKAAALNAALRIALGL from the coding sequence ATGAGCGTTAGGCGAGGCGAGCTCTACCTGGTCTCCCCGCCAGCAGGGGATGATCCCAGGCGCTCGCGACCAGTCGTCATTGTCAGCCGCCAGACTCTTTGCGACTCCAAAGCCGACAAAGTCGTTTGCGCGCCGGTAAATACCAACAACGACGGACGCTCTACCGAAGTCGCCATTGGTATAGCCGAGGGGCTGAAGCACGCTTCCGTTATCAATTGCGACCAGCTCGTGCTGGTCCAAAAGTCAGCCCTTACGAACTACCTTGGATCCCTGTCCGTCAAAAAAGCCGCAGCCCTCAACGCCGCGTTGAGAATCGCACTCGGACTATAA
- a CDS encoding type II toxin-antitoxin system HicB family antitoxin, with amino-acid sequence MATIEYKGYVGRIEVDEENDGFHGTVINISDVVNFKGTSMRELRREFAKSIQEYFVFCREQGESPEQPFSGRFVLRVDPAIHRAITRAAERAGMSINKWAAQQLERAALP; translated from the coding sequence ATGGCAACCATCGAATACAAAGGCTACGTGGGCCGAATCGAAGTGGATGAGGAGAACGACGGGTTCCATGGCACCGTCATCAACATCTCGGACGTCGTGAACTTCAAGGGGACCTCGATGAGGGAGCTCAGACGTGAATTCGCAAAATCGATCCAGGAATACTTCGTGTTTTGCCGGGAACAGGGAGAGTCTCCCGAACAGCCTTTCTCGGGAAGATTCGTGCTTCGCGTCGACCCGGCAATCCATCGCGCGATCACGCGTGCTGCCGAACGTGCGGGAATGAGTATCAATAAGTGGGCGGCGCAACAGCTGGAGCGGGCGGCTCTGCCTTGA
- a CDS encoding type II toxin-antitoxin system HicA family toxin, which translates to MISSKLNSNQRRTLDAVFRQPVPQGVRWSDVESLVAALGGSLSERKGSRVALSLNGKRAVFHRPHPSPLTDRNALRNMREFLERAGIKP; encoded by the coding sequence ATGATATCATCAAAGCTTAACTCGAATCAGCGGCGCACACTTGACGCGGTGTTCAGACAGCCGGTGCCTCAAGGTGTCAGGTGGTCCGACGTCGAATCACTTGTCGCGGCGCTGGGCGGAAGTCTGTCAGAGCGAAAGGGCTCGAGGGTGGCGCTGAGCCTGAACGGGAAGCGAGCGGTCTTTCACCGGCCGCACCCATCGCCGCTTACAGACCGGAATGCATTGAGGAACATGAGAGAATTCCTCGAGCGCGCCGGGATCAAACCATGA
- a CDS encoding nucleotidyltransferase domain-containing protein — MTWLIQAPPGARGLVDEIVERLISKFSPRRIYLFGSRARADAHADSDYDFLIEVDALPPDIALTQGMMWLRDFPRTEVQVHVRSPDGFERKKDDPGTVDWDVVREGILLFALEDLPAMRAGAAPNMVREGARKPPRSLGGWLRHADEHMRGSQGAAAPISGDIEPPVTVTEAQARRAFAIAERIEAAVRARLR, encoded by the coding sequence TTGACCTGGTTGATCCAGGCACCGCCCGGTGCGCGCGGCCTCGTCGACGAAATAGTCGAGCGGCTCATCTCGAAGTTCAGTCCGAGGAGGATCTATCTCTTCGGCAGCCGCGCGCGCGCTGATGCTCACGCCGACAGCGATTATGATTTTCTCATCGAGGTCGATGCCCTGCCACCGGACATTGCGCTGACTCAGGGCATGATGTGGCTTCGTGATTTTCCGCGCACCGAGGTTCAGGTCCACGTTCGGTCGCCGGACGGATTCGAGCGAAAGAAGGATGATCCTGGAACGGTCGACTGGGATGTCGTACGGGAAGGAATCCTGCTTTTTGCGCTGGAGGATTTGCCGGCAATGAGGGCCGGGGCTGCTCCGAACATGGTCCGGGAAGGAGCCCGCAAGCCGCCACGCTCGCTCGGAGGCTGGTTGAGACACGCGGACGAACACATGAGGGGCTCGCAGGGTGCGGCCGCGCCGATCTCCGGGGATATCGAACCACCGGTCACAGTTACTGAAGCCCAGGCGCGCCGTGCCTTTGCTATCGCCGAGCGCATCGAGGCGGCTGTTCGCGCGCGCCTCCGATGA
- a CDS encoding type II toxin-antitoxin system VapC family toxin, with the protein MEPLNVGSGSVGLDTSIFIYYIEAHRKYLPLVEPIFEAADAGGITIVTSAVTLLELLVMPYRNDDAPLATKYEQLLTRSRGVRLVALDHSQLRAAAYLRASHGLRTMDAIQLSAALASGCSTFVTNDLKLPKIPGLKVVQLQDLI; encoded by the coding sequence ATGGAGCCTCTGAACGTCGGCAGCGGATCTGTTGGGCTCGATACGTCCATTTTCATCTACTACATCGAGGCGCATCGAAAGTACCTGCCGTTGGTCGAACCGATATTCGAAGCGGCGGACGCAGGTGGCATCACCATTGTCACTTCGGCTGTAACGCTACTCGAGTTGCTCGTGATGCCCTATCGCAACGACGACGCTCCGCTCGCCACGAAATATGAACAGCTGCTGACGCGAAGCCGGGGGGTTCGGCTGGTCGCGCTCGATCACTCACAATTGCGCGCCGCAGCGTATCTGCGCGCGTCGCACGGTCTGCGAACGATGGACGCTATCCAGCTTTCGGCGGCGCTTGCGTCGGGATGTTCAACGTTCGTGACTAATGACCTGAAGTTGCCAAAGATCCCGGGGCTCAAAGTTGTCCAGTTGCAAGATCTGATTTGA
- the ruvB gene encoding Holliday junction branch migration DNA helicase RuvB has translation MTRPEITTPDELPEDSPAELSLRPQRLSEFIGQPKVKESMRIYIDAAISRREPLDHTLFFGPAGLGKTTLAELIAREMGVNVRNTSGPALEKPGDLVGTLTNLREGDILFIDEIHRLRPIIEEFLYPAMEDYRIDIRLSEGPKAQTITMPIERFTLVGATTRLGLLTPPMRARFGIEQRLNFYPASDLETIVRRTAEVLKVRIDDGGAKEIACRSRGTPRVANRLLRRIRDYAQVKSGGDITRSVAQDALRLLDVDQFGLDDMDTRILKTIIEKFDGGPVGVGTIAAAVGEDANTIEEVYEPFLVQNGFLQRTPRGRMATAQAYRHFGFTMPGDSSQPNLF, from the coding sequence ATGACCCGCCCGGAAATCACGACCCCCGACGAGCTGCCCGAAGACTCACCCGCTGAGCTATCGCTCCGCCCGCAGCGGCTCTCTGAGTTCATCGGCCAGCCGAAGGTGAAGGAAAGCATGCGCATCTACATCGATGCCGCCATCAGCCGCCGCGAGCCACTCGACCATACGCTATTTTTCGGCCCCGCCGGACTCGGCAAAACCACCCTCGCTGAGCTCATTGCCCGAGAGATGGGGGTCAACGTTCGAAACACGTCGGGGCCCGCGCTCGAAAAGCCGGGTGATCTCGTTGGGACCCTCACTAATTTGCGGGAGGGCGACATCCTGTTCATCGACGAGATTCACCGCCTGCGCCCGATCATCGAGGAATTCCTCTATCCCGCGATGGAGGATTACCGAATCGACATCCGGCTCTCCGAGGGGCCCAAGGCGCAGACGATTACGATGCCGATAGAACGGTTCACGCTCGTTGGTGCAACAACGCGCCTCGGCCTGCTGACGCCGCCGATGCGGGCGCGGTTCGGCATCGAGCAACGACTCAATTTCTATCCGGCAAGCGATCTCGAGACGATCGTGCGGCGAACGGCGGAAGTCCTGAAGGTGAGAATCGACGACGGCGGTGCCAAGGAGATCGCCTGCCGATCGCGTGGGACGCCGAGAGTTGCGAATCGGCTGCTGCGGCGCATTCGCGATTACGCGCAGGTCAAATCCGGCGGAGACATCACGCGATCCGTTGCCCAGGATGCGTTGCGCCTGCTCGACGTTGACCAATTCGGACTCGACGATATGGATACCCGGATTCTGAAAACGATCATCGAAAAATTCGATGGCGGGCCGGTCGGAGTCGGCACGATCGCCGCGGCGGTTGGCGAGGATGCGAACACGATCGAGGAAGTGTACGAGCCATTCCTGGTGCAGAATGGATTCCTGCAACGCACCCCGCGCGGGCGCATGGCTACTGCGCAGGCTTACCGTCACTTCGGCTTCACGATGCCCGGTGACTCGTCGCAGCCGAATCTGTTTTGA
- the queA gene encoding tRNA preQ1(34) S-adenosylmethionine ribosyltransferase-isomerase QueA: MPGATGSRTRDYDFHLPDDRIAQAPAARRDESRLMIVHRESGEILHGTFRDVASLIQPGDTLALNTTRVIRARLIGTRDSGAPAEVLLLKSLGAGRYEAMVNPGSKLKPGRHVHVGPELKVEIIELTDRGTRIVHLRSPLPVEAAIEQYGHVPLPPYIRRPDDAQDSTRYQTVYAAESGSVAAPTAGLHFTNELLMKLHEKNVERADLVLHVGAGTFKPIDLEDPAGHVMHEESFAVSAAAAATLNATHARGGSIWAVGTTSVRTLESAVQPDGTFSERSGDTRIFIRPPYSFRATDRLITNFHLPRSTLLMLVAAFAGYELTMRAYRVAIREGYRFYSYGDAMVVL, from the coding sequence ATTCCCGGTGCGACCGGCTCGCGAACTCGCGACTACGATTTCCACCTCCCTGACGATCGAATAGCGCAGGCACCGGCCGCACGCCGGGATGAGAGCCGCCTGATGATCGTGCACCGTGAATCCGGAGAAATTCTGCACGGCACTTTCAGGGATGTTGCCTCGCTCATTCAGCCCGGCGATACCCTCGCGCTCAACACTACGCGCGTCATTCGCGCTCGCCTCATCGGCACCCGCGACTCGGGTGCCCCTGCCGAGGTCCTGCTGCTGAAGTCCCTTGGAGCCGGCAGATACGAGGCAATGGTCAACCCCGGCAGCAAACTGAAGCCGGGGCGACACGTTCACGTCGGCCCCGAACTGAAGGTCGAGATAATCGAGTTGACGGACCGCGGGACACGTATCGTGCACCTGCGCTCCCCGCTGCCTGTCGAAGCCGCCATTGAGCAGTACGGTCATGTTCCGCTGCCGCCGTACATCCGGCGGCCGGACGACGCCCAGGACTCAACCAGGTACCAGACGGTGTATGCCGCGGAATCCGGATCGGTTGCAGCGCCGACGGCTGGACTCCACTTCACGAATGAACTGCTGATGAAACTGCACGAGAAGAATGTGGAGCGGGCCGATCTGGTGTTGCATGTGGGAGCAGGGACGTTCAAGCCGATTGATCTCGAAGATCCCGCCGGGCATGTGATGCACGAGGAGTCGTTCGCGGTTTCCGCGGCGGCCGCAGCGACACTTAACGCCACGCATGCGCGCGGGGGATCCATCTGGGCGGTAGGGACGACATCGGTGCGGACACTTGAGAGTGCCGTCCAGCCCGATGGCACTTTCTCGGAGCGGAGTGGCGACACGCGAATATTCATCCGGCCGCCGTACTCGTTTCGCGCCACGGACCGGCTCATCACGAACTTTCATCTCCCTCGTTCGACGCTGCTGATGCTCGTGGCGGCATTCGCCGGCTACGAGCTCACGATGCGAGCATACCGCGTTGCCATTCGCGAAGGGTACCGGTTCTACTCTTACGGCGATGCGATGGTGGTTCTTTAG
- the tgt gene encoding tRNA guanosine(34) transglycosylase Tgt, with translation MSFPVSIPRAQAARTLPAVPPPWDASYIPPVPFDFTIQATSGSARAGLFTTPHGPVETPAFMPVGTLATVKALDPMDLTAMGASMILSNAYHLHLRPGDELVREMGGLHQFMCWNGPILTDSGGFQVFSLAGLRKVSEDGVEFRSHIDGSSRFFTPESVMQIERNLGADVVMQLDHVIPGQSGESPAREASERSIRWLARCLAEFGKLDNLDDGRAGSQTLFPIVQGGIHTVLRREAAMSIIGMNDWHGFGIGGLSVGEAKPAMYEMLDAMNDVLPAHRPRYLMGVGFPDDLIEGIRRGVDLFDCVAPTRMGRNGSAFTADGRLNIKRSAFRNDPRPLDEACLCAACTRFSRAYIRHLFVSDEILGLRLLSLHNVHFLLSLARDARAAIACDTMHSWSTEWLARYHANNLVTQ, from the coding sequence ATGAGTTTTCCTGTTTCCATTCCGCGCGCTCAGGCTGCCAGAACCCTCCCCGCCGTTCCCCCGCCGTGGGATGCTTCCTACATTCCGCCGGTGCCCTTCGATTTCACCATCCAGGCAACCTCCGGCTCAGCCCGCGCAGGCCTCTTCACTACTCCGCACGGCCCGGTAGAGACCCCGGCCTTCATGCCGGTCGGAACCCTTGCCACCGTAAAAGCATTGGACCCCATGGATCTCACCGCCATGGGAGCATCGATGATTCTCTCGAACGCATACCACCTCCACCTCCGCCCCGGCGACGAACTTGTCCGCGAAATGGGCGGGCTTCACCAATTCATGTGCTGGAACGGACCGATTCTCACGGACTCGGGCGGATTTCAGGTCTTCTCCCTGGCGGGCCTGCGCAAAGTCAGTGAAGACGGCGTGGAATTCCGGAGTCACATCGATGGATCCAGCCGGTTCTTTACGCCTGAGAGTGTCATGCAGATCGAGCGAAACCTCGGCGCCGATGTAGTCATGCAGCTCGACCATGTCATCCCGGGACAATCCGGCGAATCACCGGCGCGGGAAGCGAGCGAACGCAGCATCCGCTGGCTCGCGCGCTGCCTGGCGGAATTCGGAAAGCTCGACAACCTCGACGATGGCCGAGCTGGGTCACAGACATTATTCCCCATCGTCCAGGGAGGTATCCACACCGTCCTCAGACGCGAAGCCGCCATGTCGATAATCGGAATGAACGACTGGCACGGCTTCGGCATCGGAGGACTTTCCGTGGGAGAGGCAAAACCGGCCATGTACGAGATGCTGGATGCCATGAATGACGTCCTGCCAGCTCACCGCCCGCGTTATCTCATGGGCGTCGGATTCCCCGACGATCTCATCGAAGGTATCAGACGAGGAGTGGACCTTTTCGATTGCGTGGCACCGACCCGAATGGGCCGCAACGGCTCCGCGTTCACCGCCGACGGCCGGCTCAACATCAAGCGCAGCGCGTTCAGAAACGACCCGCGGCCTCTCGATGAAGCATGCCTGTGCGCGGCGTGTACCCGGTTTTCGCGAGCCTACATCCGCCACCTGTTCGTCAGCGACGAAATACTCGGGCTCCGCCTGCTGTCACTGCACAATGTACATTTCCTCCTCTCGCTCGCCCGTGACGCGAGGGCGGCAATCGCGTGCGATACCATGCACAGCTGGAGCACCGAATGGCTGGCCCGCTATCATGCGAATAACCTGGTAACACAATGA
- the yajC gene encoding preprotein translocase subunit YajC, with the protein MTDFFPSIFLLQLPSNTMIGPIFMYGAIFAIFYFILIRPQQKQRKQHEALIRAVKRGDEIATTGGIVGEVIHIRDTVAEGSKSVPSEDRITIKSGESRLVIERGRIARVIRAAGAPAEG; encoded by the coding sequence ATGACTGATTTTTTCCCGAGCATCTTCCTCCTGCAACTGCCATCCAACACCATGATCGGCCCCATCTTCATGTATGGAGCCATCTTCGCGATCTTCTATTTCATTCTGATCCGGCCACAGCAGAAACAACGCAAGCAGCACGAAGCACTGATCCGGGCGGTAAAACGAGGCGATGAGATAGCGACCACCGGTGGCATTGTCGGTGAGGTCATCCACATTCGCGATACGGTCGCAGAGGGTAGCAAGAGTGTGCCATCGGAAGACCGCATCACCATCAAGTCGGGCGAGTCGCGTCTCGTCATCGAAAGGGGAAGGATAGCGCGCGTTATCCGCGCTGCCGGAGCACCCGCCGAGGGGTGA
- the def gene encoding peptide deformylase: protein MTILGIRVLGDPVLRQSTEPLIEVTDDTRALISDMFDTMHAAEGIGLAAPQVGRSERVAVMDVDGASYALVNPEIIEREGSARGEEGCLSIPEVFGEVDRATRVVVRALDENGQQIEVEATELLARCIQHEVDHLDGKLFLDYLSVLKRRSALSRWDRLKNDYPGFIRRVVLERRGPEHSEGEL, encoded by the coding sequence GTGACGATACTCGGCATTCGGGTGCTGGGTGATCCGGTACTGCGCCAGTCCACCGAGCCCCTTATCGAGGTAACCGACGACACTCGTGCGCTTATCTCCGACATGTTCGACACGATGCATGCCGCCGAGGGCATCGGTCTCGCCGCGCCGCAGGTGGGAAGAAGCGAGCGGGTTGCGGTCATGGATGTCGATGGCGCCAGCTATGCGCTCGTGAATCCCGAAATCATCGAGCGGGAGGGCAGCGCACGCGGCGAGGAAGGCTGTCTGTCGATACCGGAAGTGTTTGGCGAAGTCGACAGAGCGACACGCGTGGTTGTTCGCGCACTCGACGAGAACGGACAGCAGATTGAAGTCGAGGCGACGGAACTTCTCGCGCGTTGCATTCAGCACGAAGTCGATCACCTCGACGGCAAGCTCTTCCTCGACTACCTGAGCGTTCTCAAGCGCCGCTCGGCGCTCTCCAGATGGGACCGCCTGAAGAATGACTACCCGGGCTTTATCCGCCGGGTGGTCCTGGAGCGCCGCGGTCCGGAGCACAGCGAGGGCGAGCTGTAG
- the fmt gene encoding methionyl-tRNA formyltransferase yields MRVLFWGTPEFAAVPLRTLIGEGFDVIGVVTREDKPQGRSRVLTAPPVKQIAIDERIPCFQPATPKDSEFLDTVSVMQPDISVVVAYGHILPQKVIDLPALGTLNIHASLLPALRGAAPIQAAIRQGFTETGITIMRMVPALDAGPVILQASVPVLDDETYGELQLRLAELGAVAMIEALALISIGEAKDAPQDDAMATYARKVTRDDARIDWSMHASDAARVIRAFDPRPGAFTSVNQTDVKMFGPRSVNPGVRDQEQSTPGTVLSTDDGLVIACGSGALRIEEVQPAGRSRMSFTQWSRGRGVAVGDRCGN; encoded by the coding sequence GTGCGGGTCCTTTTCTGGGGGACACCCGAGTTTGCGGCCGTGCCGCTGCGAACTCTGATCGGCGAAGGCTTCGACGTTATCGGTGTCGTCACGAGAGAGGACAAGCCACAGGGAAGGTCGCGTGTTCTGACGGCACCGCCGGTAAAGCAGATTGCCATCGACGAACGGATTCCCTGTTTCCAGCCGGCAACTCCGAAGGATTCGGAATTCCTCGACACGGTGTCCGTGATGCAGCCGGATATCTCGGTCGTCGTGGCTTACGGGCACATTCTGCCGCAGAAAGTCATCGATCTTCCAGCGCTCGGAACACTGAATATTCACGCATCGTTGCTGCCGGCCCTGCGCGGTGCGGCGCCGATTCAGGCAGCGATACGCCAGGGATTCACGGAAACCGGTATTACGATCATGCGAATGGTTCCGGCGCTCGACGCCGGGCCGGTGATCCTTCAGGCGTCGGTTCCGGTGCTCGACGACGAAACGTACGGTGAGCTGCAGCTTCGGCTCGCCGAGCTCGGCGCTGTGGCGATGATAGAGGCGCTGGCGCTCATCTCGATCGGAGAAGCGAAGGACGCTCCGCAGGATGATGCGATGGCAACCTACGCCCGTAAGGTTACGCGTGACGATGCCCGAATTGACTGGTCGATGCACGCTTCGGACGCCGCGCGTGTAATCCGGGCTTTCGATCCGCGTCCCGGAGCGTTTACCTCCGTCAATCAAACCGACGTGAAGATGTTTGGCCCTCGCTCTGTCAACCCGGGTGTGCGCGATCAGGAGCAATCCACGCCGGGAACGGTTCTCTCAACCGACGATGGACTGGTCATTGCCTGCGGGTCGGGCGCACTTCGAATAGAAGAAGTACAGCCGGCGGGCAGAAGCAGAATGAGCTTCACCCAG